The DNA window GGGACGCAACCGTGCCAAGTCAGACCTCCCCACCAAAGTATGTCCGGTGTGCCAACGCCCCTTCACCTGGCGCAAGAAGTGGGCAGACTGTTGGGATGAGGTGAAGTATTGC is part of the Leptolyngbya sp. CCY15150 genome and encodes:
- a CDS encoding DUF2256 domain-containing protein; this encodes MGRNRAKSDLPTKVCPVCQRPFTWRKKWADCWDEVKYCSERCRRRRSTLETPPDS